A genomic segment from Nodularia sphaerocarpa UHCC 0038 encodes:
- a CDS encoding SDH family Clp fold serine proteinase has translation MDFGIGDLFWIFLLFTSLQPLWQKRQIESQRVSTLHGFQQERKSRVILLIHRQESISLLGIPISRYITIEDSEQILRAIRLTQPDVPIDLILHTPGGLVLATEQIARALIRHPAKVTVFIPHYAMSGGTMLALAADEIIMDANAVLGPVDPQLGNYPAASILKVVADKPIGDIDDQTLIMADLAGKAIQQVQRFVRTLLKDSIPKQKVLPENIEPIIEALTTGRVTHDYPVTVEEATEMGLPITVGLPLSIYKLMDLYPQPQGGRPSVQYIPMPYDDRRPILPSPKGRPMEEPNQKS, from the coding sequence ATGGACTTTGGCATTGGTGATTTATTCTGGATTTTCCTCCTCTTCACTTCCCTACAACCCCTCTGGCAAAAGCGCCAAATAGAATCTCAGCGCGTAAGCACCCTACACGGATTCCAGCAGGAACGCAAAAGTCGAGTAATATTACTGATACACCGCCAAGAATCCATCAGTTTATTAGGAATTCCCATATCCCGCTACATTACCATTGAAGACTCAGAACAGATATTACGGGCAATTCGCCTCACACAGCCCGATGTTCCCATAGACTTAATTTTACACACCCCTGGTGGTTTGGTCTTAGCCACTGAACAAATTGCTAGAGCATTAATTCGTCACCCTGCCAAAGTCACCGTTTTTATACCTCACTATGCAATGAGTGGCGGTACAATGCTTGCCCTCGCCGCAGATGAAATTATCATGGATGCCAATGCTGTCTTAGGGCCAGTTGATCCCCAATTAGGTAATTATCCCGCAGCGAGTATTTTAAAAGTAGTTGCAGATAAACCCATCGGTGATATTGACGACCAAACCTTAATTATGGCTGACCTAGCAGGCAAAGCAATTCAGCAGGTACAGCGCTTTGTCAGGACTCTATTGAAAGACAGTATACCCAAACAAAAAGTTTTACCAGAAAATATCGAACCGATTATCGAAGCCTTAACAACAGGACGCGTCACCCACGACTATCCAGTTACCGTTGAAGAAGCAACAGAAATGGGGCTACCCATAACCGTAGGGCTACCCCTTTCTATTTACAAACTCATGGATTTGTATCCACAACCACAAGGAGGACGACCCAGCGTCCAGTACATTCCCATGCCCTACGATGACCGT